The following DNA comes from Thermodesulfobacteriota bacterium.
AAACGCCATCATGTTCCCGGTAGCACTATTGCTGATGGAGACACTGTTGTTTGACTCTCCGAAGGGGGCAAAATCCCGGCAGCGTATTTTACTCTGGGGCGGCATTATCCTGATCGTCGGTATTGCCGGTATCTTTGTTTTTGTCCCTTTCAATCCATTGGTCTTTCTGGAGAGCTATCACTTCCGGTCTTTTTCTTTTCAAGAGCGGATCCTGTCGGAACCGCGGATTGTACTCTTTTATCTGTCTCAAATATTTTTTCCGCTTCCTTCCCGGTTATCTTTGGCGCACGACTTTTCTCTTTCACGCTCCCTGTTTGATCCCCCGATCACTTTTCTGGCTGTTTTTTCAATCCTCGGTCTGATCGCTGCGGCGATATTGTTTCGTCGCCGCCGGCCTTTATTCTCTTTCGCGACCCTGTTTTTTTTCGTCAATCATATTGTGGAATCTTCGATTTTTCCGCTGGAACTAATGTTTGAACATCGCAATTATCTGCCTTCTTTGTTTTTGTTTATGCCGGTCGCGGTCGGGGTTCGATGTCTGATGAATCGCTGTCGCCATGACCGCCGTATTGACTACCCGGCCATAGCGGTCTGTATTCCGGCGGTTATCGTGGCCCTGGGCATGTTTACCTATGAGCGAAACGCGGTCTGGGGATCTACGGTTGTCCTGTGGTATGACGCCATGAAAAAAGCGCCCAAACAGGCCGGACCGGTCAATAACATCGCCACCTATATCGGCTGGGGGAAGGACGCTTCTCCGCGGGAAAAGGAAGTGGCCATCGGGTTGTTTAACCGGGCCGCGACCATGGATCATCCCACGCCCAACTTCCGGGCCAGAATTTATGATAATATCGGTGTGTTGTCGGCGGAGCTGGGGAAATCGGGGCAGGCGGAAGAGGCTTACCGTACGGCCATCGGGCTGGATCCTCAATTCCTGAAAGCAAGGCATAACCTGGCCCGACTGCTGGCGGCCACGGCCCAGTGGGAAAAAGCCCTGACCGCGGCGGATGAGTTGATCGTCGCCTCCCGGGGAAAAGCCCTCCCGGATTATTATGAAACGCGGGGATTGATCCGGTTATGGATGGACGAACCCGAAAACGCCCTGGCCGATTTGAATCAGTCGCTGAACATGTCCCCTTTCCGTTCACCGGTGACGTTGCTGTATGCCGGGTGCGCCTTGAGCCGCACGGGCCGATACGAAATGGCCGAGCGGTTCTACAAGTTGTCTCAAAACCGGCAGCCGCCGCAGATTCTGGTCTGTTTTTTCCTGATTGAAAACAGCGCCAGGGCCGGGGACCAGGCGGCTGCTGAACAGTTCGCACGGGTTTTGTTCTCCGAGAAGAATGTTTATGATATACTGAAAACCTTTAAGAAACTTCCGGAGCCCGGACGAACGGCGCCTCTGGACAAGGCCCTGGTGGCGCCGATAATCAAAACCGTTTATCAGGCCATCGGCCGGGAAGCAGAAGAAAAGGCGATATTGCCCAGATGAGCGGATCCAGACGCATTAAACCCCATCCGTTCCGTGTGTACTATGTGCCGGTACTGTTGCTGGCCCTGGCCGGTTTACTCGATTCCGCTTACCTCTCCTATTCTCATTACCGGGTTTATACGGATATTTCGTACAGCAGTTTCTGCGCCGTTTCCAAGGCCATCAACTGCGATACGGTGTCTCAAAGCCCTTATGCGATTTTTCTGGATATTCCGGTGCCGGTCTGGGGCGTTATCGGCTACCTGTTTCTGGTGATACTGGTCGTTTTTGCCGGTCTGGACAAGAGCCGCGATAAATCCGGGTGGACGCTGCTGACGGTCATCTGCGGCGCTTATTCGGCGTACAGTATTGTGCTGGCGCTGATTTCCAACTATCTCATCCACAGTTACTGCATCATGTGCATCGCCAGCTACGGGATAAATTTCGCCCTGCTGGTATACTGCTGGCTGATCCGGCGCCGGTTTTCCGTGGATCCTTTCTGGAAAGGGTTATACGGCGATGCGCTGTTTTTCGCCTCGCTGCCGAAACACCAGGTGGTCACAGGCATTTTCGGACTGGCGGTAATATCGACGCTGGTGTTTCTTCCGGAATACTGGAAGATGGGCTACGGCACTTTGAATATAAATCTTCCCCACGGGATGACGGAAGACGGGCATCCCTGGATCGGTGCTGAAAACCCGGAACTGACGATCGTTGAGTTTACGGACTATCTTTGTTTCCAGTGCCGGAAGATGCATTATTACTTAAGAAGACTTGTTGAGGCCCATCCGGATAAGATTCGCCTGGTACACCGGCATTTTCCGGTTGATAATAAATTTAATCCCCTTATCAAGGACAAGTTTCACGTCGGGTCGGGCAAATTGGCCCTGCTGGCCATTTATGCCGCTCAAAAGGGAAAATTCTGGGAAGCAAGCGACCTGTTGTTCCAGGTTCCCCGGGAGAACCTGCCTCTGCCCGCGGTGGCTGAAATGACCGGGTTGGACGCTAGAGAACTGGCCTGGGCATTGCGGAGCGAGTGGATCAGATACCTGCTGCTGAATGATATCCGGGAAGGGCTGAAACTGGGGGTGGTTGGAACCCCCACTTATGTAATCAACAATGAAATGTATCTGGGTATTATTCCCCAGCATGTTGTCAGCGCGATCGTTGATTGATTCAATTTCACGCCGCTTTTCATAAAGCCGACAGGAATAACCGAAATGGGGTCCCGATGATGGCTGATGAGGTAAGATCCCGTAGTGAAATTGACGGCCGGCTGAAATCATTTTTGCCGCTGATCACCATCCTGTTGATGACGCTCGCTGTATACGGCTGCCTGTCCGGTTTTGATTTTGTCACGGTGGATGATCCGCTGTATGTGGTCAACAATGAGCGGGTACGGTCCGGTTTCAGCCCGGGTAATGTCGCCTGGGCGTTTCAGACCATGGAGGCGGAGTTCTGGCATCCCCTGACCTGGCTTTCCTTCATGCTGGACACGGAAATATACGGAACCGGTCCGCGTGGTTATCATCTGACCAACCTGCTGCTTCACCTGATTAACAGCGCCCTGCTGTTCATTTTCTGCCGTCGCTGCCTGGGCGGACTGTGGGAGAGCTGGCTGGTGGCGGGGCTCTTTGCGCTTCATCCCCTGCATGTGGAGCCGGTCGCCTGGGTTTCGGGGAGGAAGGAGATCCTGTGCGCCTGTTTCTGGCTTTTGGCCCTGCTGGCCTATGAGCGACACGTCAGGCGTCCCGGATGGCGGCGGTTTATTCCGGTCATGGTTTTTTTTGTACTGGGGATGATGGCCAAACCCATGATTGTCACCCTGCCTTTTCTTCTCCTCCTTCTGGATTACTGGCCGTATCGCCGTGACCGGAACGGGGGGCCGGTGACAGGGTGGATCAAGAGCCCCTGGCGGCGCTGGCGCCCGCTGGTGGCGGAGAAGATCCCGCTGTTTCTGTTTGCCGCGGCGGGGATGGCCGTCGCCATGATTGCTCAACAACGGGGCGGCGGACTGGTGTCGACGATGGATCTGCCGCCGGCATCCCGTGCTTTCCAGGTGCTGGCGGCTTATGCCGTCTATCTGAAGAAAAGCGTCTGGCCGGCGCCCATGGCTGTTTTTTATCCTCAGCCGGCCTTTACCGGCTGCGGGATGGCGGCCGCCGCCACCGGGATTCTGCTGGCCGTCACCGTCATGATCGTCCGGATCGGTCGGCACCGGCGTTACCTGTTCACCGGCTGGTTCTGGTTTCTGGGCACCCTGGTTCCGGTCATCGGCATTGTCAAGGTGGGGGATTTTTTTATCGCCGACCGATACATGTACATGCCCCTGGCGGGGATTTTGATAGTGATCGTTTTCAGCCTGAAAGCCATGATAGACAAGCTGGTTCGCCGACGGACATGGCTGACCATCGTCCCGGTTTTGCTGGCCGGCATTTACGCGCCCCTGACATGGGCACAGGTTCAGACCTGGCGTGACAGCGAGACGCTGTACCGGCACGCGCTGGCGGTGACCGGGGATAATTTCCTGGCTCATCACGCCCTGGGGCATACCCTGGCCATGCGGAACGATATGACCGGGGCCATCGATCATTTTTACCGGGCGGCGGTTACCCGGCCGGACAAGGCGCCCCTGTGGGTTTCGCTGGGCAAGGCGCTGGTGCTTGATGACCAGT
Coding sequences within:
- a CDS encoding vitamin K epoxide reductase family protein, with translation MSGSRRIKPHPFRVYYVPVLLLALAGLLDSAYLSYSHYRVYTDISYSSFCAVSKAINCDTVSQSPYAIFLDIPVPVWGVIGYLFLVILVVFAGLDKSRDKSGWTLLTVICGAYSAYSIVLALISNYLIHSYCIMCIASYGINFALLVYCWLIRRRFSVDPFWKGLYGDALFFASLPKHQVVTGIFGLAVISTLVFLPEYWKMGYGTLNINLPHGMTEDGHPWIGAENPELTIVEFTDYLCFQCRKMHYYLRRLVEAHPDKIRLVHRHFPVDNKFNPLIKDKFHVGSGKLALLAIYAAQKGKFWEASDLLFQVPRENLPLPAVAEMTGLDARELAWALRSEWIRYLLLNDIREGLKLGVVGTPTYVINNEMYLGIIPQHVVSAIVD
- a CDS encoding glycosyltransferase family 39 protein; this translates as MMADEVRSRSEIDGRLKSFLPLITILLMTLAVYGCLSGFDFVTVDDPLYVVNNERVRSGFSPGNVAWAFQTMEAEFWHPLTWLSFMLDTEIYGTGPRGYHLTNLLLHLINSALLFIFCRRCLGGLWESWLVAGLFALHPLHVEPVAWVSGRKEILCACFWLLALLAYERHVRRPGWRRFIPVMVFFVLGMMAKPMIVTLPFLLLLLDYWPYRRDRNGGPVTGWIKSPWRRWRPLVAEKIPLFLFAAAGMAVAMIAQQRGGGLVSTMDLPPASRAFQVLAAYAVYLKKSVWPAPMAVFYPQPAFTGCGMAAAATGILLAVTVMIVRIGRHRRYLFTGWFWFLGTLVPVIGIVKVGDFFIADRYMYMPLAGILIVIVFSLKAMIDKLVRRRTWLTIVPVLLAGIYAPLTWAQVQTWRDSETLYRHALAVTGDNFLAHHALGHTLAMRNDMTGAIDHFYRAAVTRPDKAPLWVSLGKALVLDDQWQPAEQAFWRAARLAPDRPAVWFYLGCVRIVQQDSRMALNFLADSLVMAREQNPLAGPVYAKLMDFYENGLYYDEQGQWPLAGSYYLKALALACGDLSRRGITRLVVDGYDQWLKGVTGIQEGAD